The genomic interval catcAAAGAACTCATCAACACATCCGCCCCCATTCATTCCTGGGCCCCTCTGAAATCTTTCTCCCGCATAATcgtttccttcttctctgaAGAATCCGCCATCCGCATCCGTCAAATCCTCGACGGCGAAGAAATCATGGGCGAGCGAATGCGCGTCTACTTCGGCCAGCCTACCTCCATCTCCCCCAAAGACACCCATCTCAACTTACCCGACGCGGGAAAactatttttcatttccccccctccctctcctccccacGGCtgggaaatgaaaatggaagatgcGCCCAACAAGCAAGTGCACGCAGAAGATCTCGCAGAAGCACTCGCGAAATTGCATCACCGACCCACCACCGATTTGCCAGCGAGCCCCATGAGCGATAATGGCGAGTCGTTGAAAAacggaagaggaagaagtgcGAGCACGACGACCATCTACGATCCCCAGGCTCACGGACACAGTCCTAATTTGCCTGCCATAGCGGTTGAGGATACCACGGGCGAGGATTGGGGCGTGTCTCCgctggagatggagaagccGATTTTGGCGCATACCGCGAGGCCGCCGGTCGAGTTGATGGAGTTTTAGATGCGGGTGCGTGTGCGGAGAGAGATgtgtatatgatatgatggcaGTCTGATGTGGAGACATTCGGAGAGgcaatcttttttttttggtcgGCTTTGGGGCATTTCATTGGCGTTCGCTTAGGGTTGAAGCAAAAAGATTATTCTCATTGCGTTTGGTTGTTGGTTTTCTTAGGTGCATTGCGAGGAGTTGAGAAGCCGGGTGTGGCGTTACATGAGATAGTAAATGCTACGGCATATGGCGCGTTTGTATGATACATGAGAGGAGCGAGAATAGTCCAGGATCTAGAGAAGATCCATGATGATAGTCATGggaaatacaaaaatattcttccaataataattcattaaaatGTTCTTGATTTTACTGCTAGATTGTGACGCGATGCTTCCCGCTGCTGCGTACAGAAAcaataaagtattgatacaatatattacaaaaatacaattcctgatttccccttcccttctccgCTGCTTATCCCCACAACCAAAGCAATCCCCTTCCCATCCCCACCACGCCCATCACCAAACCCCTCAATCCCTTCCACACCACCCAACTTCCCACTCCCACGCCCACAACCGCCAATCCGAACGCCTTTAgatttctcctctccacacCCCCCTTATTCTCCTCGCCCTGTACATACTCGCCCAACTCCGTTTTCGTGCTAAATTCCGGCAC from Botrytis cinerea B05.10 chromosome 9, complete sequence carries:
- the Bcrcn1 gene encoding Bcrcn1; the encoded protein is MSSPTSPTGSTLSSRRGSHKSLSLDLSNLPPLSQPTPPSNTLLITNLKDSEIFRADNLQSIKELINTSAPIHSWAPLKSFSRIIVSFFSEESAIRIRQILDGEEIMGERMRVYFGQPTSISPKDTHLNLPDAGKLFFISPPPSPPHGWEMKMEDAPNKQVHAEDLAEALAKLHHRPTTDLPASPMSDNGESLKNGRGRSASTTTIYDPQAHGHSPNLPAIAVEDTTGEDWGVSPLEMEKPILAHTARPPVELMEF